In Longimicrobium sp., a genomic segment contains:
- a CDS encoding baseplate J/gp47 family protein, with translation MSYVAEPYAQFVDDLLRSLTGGVAREQFVFVPEEGPFQLDPAGPLLAATVDVFGQAAGLFARFRRDRDWSLGAGNTVVWLARADGTPAPDAVWPDEGTDFFVNYDMAVPPGGAVPVLTDRNPGSITRLLAESLAREFAVLSRQLESVYQAGFVATAGGRDLDQLAALVGVDRRNRTYAVGTVVFSRATPAIGDVPVPAGTRLSTAEPPAVVFETTADRTLRRGELSVEVPVQATVSGTAGVVPARAVTVIHRPILGVETVTNPQATELRGDDETDEALRERIRNALEGYGRATRGAVLAALTTLPGVREKDVRIHEDPLARPGVITVSIAAELDADDAERAVSLIEEARPVGIRVLHNLDAPHTILAASLPPNVVDDASDPAVSDTVEPDGLYLPVHVHAMLLPAAPSLTPADRTALQNRGRETVRAFVKEAGIGETLVYNRLVAALMALDGVLDVVVELYRVPKPGAPPEPRRRNLVPGEALRPRLDDAELVVEVAGEIVAFDVEVTVELTALGQLGDPQANLEAARLEIAARLQDGISTLQTVDATTLPPLARDTENYRVTALHYGVEYLEAGLRIRDPDQPVPLTELERPWIRAVRLVAPAEA, from the coding sequence GTGAGCTACGTGGCCGAGCCCTACGCCCAGTTCGTCGACGACCTCCTCCGCTCGCTCACGGGCGGAGTGGCGCGCGAGCAGTTCGTCTTCGTCCCCGAGGAAGGTCCCTTCCAGCTGGACCCGGCCGGGCCCCTCCTCGCCGCCACCGTCGACGTGTTCGGCCAGGCCGCCGGGCTGTTCGCGCGCTTCCGCCGCGACCGCGACTGGTCGCTGGGCGCGGGGAACACCGTGGTCTGGCTGGCCCGCGCCGACGGCACCCCCGCGCCCGACGCGGTGTGGCCCGACGAGGGCACCGACTTCTTCGTCAACTACGACATGGCGGTGCCCCCGGGCGGCGCCGTGCCCGTGCTCACCGACCGCAACCCGGGGAGCATCACCCGCCTCCTGGCCGAGAGCCTGGCGCGCGAGTTCGCCGTCCTTTCCCGGCAGCTCGAGTCCGTCTACCAGGCCGGTTTCGTCGCGACGGCGGGCGGGCGCGACCTGGACCAGCTGGCCGCGCTGGTGGGGGTCGACCGGCGCAACCGCACCTACGCGGTGGGCACCGTCGTCTTCTCCCGCGCCACCCCCGCCATCGGCGACGTCCCCGTCCCCGCGGGAACGCGGCTCTCCACCGCCGAGCCCCCCGCCGTCGTCTTCGAGACCACCGCCGACCGCACCCTGCGCCGCGGCGAGCTCTCCGTGGAGGTGCCGGTGCAGGCCACGGTGAGCGGCACCGCGGGGGTGGTGCCGGCGCGGGCGGTCACCGTCATCCACCGCCCCATCCTGGGCGTCGAGACCGTCACCAACCCGCAGGCCACCGAGCTGCGCGGCGACGACGAGACCGACGAGGCGCTGCGCGAGCGCATCCGCAACGCGCTGGAGGGCTACGGCCGCGCCACCCGCGGCGCCGTGCTGGCCGCGCTCACCACGCTGCCCGGCGTGCGCGAGAAGGACGTGCGCATCCACGAAGACCCGCTGGCGCGCCCCGGCGTGATCACCGTGAGCATCGCCGCCGAGCTCGACGCCGACGACGCCGAGCGCGCCGTGTCGCTGATCGAGGAGGCGCGCCCCGTGGGGATCCGCGTGCTGCACAACCTCGACGCGCCGCACACCATCCTGGCCGCCTCGCTCCCGCCCAACGTGGTCGACGACGCCAGCGACCCGGCGGTGAGCGACACGGTGGAGCCCGACGGGCTGTACCTGCCGGTGCACGTGCACGCCATGCTCCTTCCCGCCGCGCCCTCGCTGACCCCGGCCGACCGCACCGCGCTGCAGAACCGCGGACGCGAGACGGTGCGCGCCTTCGTGAAGGAGGCGGGGATCGGCGAGACGCTGGTCTACAACCGCCTGGTGGCCGCGCTGATGGCGCTCGACGGCGTGCTGGACGTGGTGGTGGAGCTCTACCGTGTGCCCAAGCCGGGCGCCCCGCCCGAGCCCCGGCGCCGCAACCTGGTTCCCGGCGAGGCGCTGCGGCCGCGGCTGGACGACGCCGAGCTGGTGGTGGAGGTGGCGGGCGAGATCGTGGCCTTCGACGTGGAGGTCACCGTGGAGCTCACCGCACTGGGCCAGCTGGGCGACCCGCAGGCCAACCTCGAGGCCGCGCGCCTGGAGATCGCCGCGCGCCTGCAGGATGGCATCTCCACCCTGCAGACGGTCGACGCCACCACGCTGCCGCCGCTGGCCAGGGACACCGAGAACTACCGCGTCACCGCCCTCCACTACGGCGTGGAGTACCTCGAGGCCGGCCTGCGCATCCGCGACCCCGACCAGCCCGTTCCTCTCACCGAGCTGGAGCGGCCATGGATCCGCGCGGTCAGGCTGGTGGCGCCGGCGGAGGCGTAG
- a CDS encoding PASTA domain-containing protein has translation MPLDFIRTHVEPGDPVTAEAWNAMVDGLFDAQAVLKAAAGVGHVRLTGQGLDPQRARVTATREGAPPVEALRPVGAEPDFIFPRLAEGAYAVHAEAPGFNPADGALTVSATGEVTPDPLELALTAVRPAMPNVLGLMLPQAVQALAAVKIRILDVTGKSLPTSGFPADYNDNPVLMQWPSPGELAPPAGTDALVVVSAQVAAEIVTVPNLSGLSVAQATAELDKVGLKLQVVESGGRPTI, from the coding sequence ATGCCCCTCGACTTCATCCGCACCCACGTGGAACCCGGCGACCCGGTGACCGCCGAGGCGTGGAACGCCATGGTGGACGGCCTGTTCGACGCGCAGGCGGTGCTCAAGGCCGCCGCCGGCGTGGGCCACGTGCGGCTCACCGGCCAGGGGCTGGACCCGCAGCGGGCCCGCGTGACCGCCACCCGCGAGGGCGCGCCCCCGGTCGAGGCGCTGCGCCCCGTCGGCGCCGAGCCGGACTTCATCTTCCCCCGCCTGGCCGAGGGCGCCTACGCGGTGCACGCCGAGGCGCCGGGATTCAACCCGGCCGACGGCGCGCTGACCGTCTCCGCCACCGGCGAGGTCACCCCCGACCCGCTGGAGCTGGCGCTGACCGCCGTGCGCCCCGCCATGCCCAACGTGCTGGGGCTGATGCTGCCGCAGGCGGTGCAGGCGCTGGCGGCGGTCAAGATCCGCATCCTCGACGTCACGGGGAAGTCGCTCCCCACCTCGGGCTTTCCCGCCGACTACAACGACAACCCGGTGCTGATGCAGTGGCCCTCGCCGGGCGAGCTGGCGCCGCCCGCGGGCACCGACGCGCTGGTGGTGGTGTCGGCCCAGGTGGCCGCCGAGATCGTGACCGTACCCAACCTCTCCGGGCTCAGCGTGGCGCAGGCCACCGCCGAGCTCGACAAGGTGGGCCTCAAGCTCCAGGTGGTCGAGAGCGGCGGCAGGCCCACGATCTGA